One part of the Nostoc sp. PCC 7120 = FACHB-418 genome encodes these proteins:
- a CDS encoding IS110 family transposase produces the protein MENISVWVGIDVSKATLDVYIRPIGKALKFANTELEIFNLVEQLKFYDLNLIVLEATGGLETELVIQLQAAMLPVALINPRQGRNFAKATGKLAKTDAIDAQILAHFGEAMKPQVLNIESQASRQLGELISRRRQLVEMQTAEKNRRSRARGKALADIEAHIEYLDERLKQLNQEIEQLTQNNQQWIEKVNLLKTTPGIGQVISTTLVSDLPELGQLTAKQISRLVGVAPINHDSGQHKGKRMINGGRAHVRATLYMGAVVAMRHNPVIKAFYERLVERGKSKKLALTACVHKMLVILNAMVRDNLPWRVTDNLQPIPNA, from the coding sequence ATGGAAAACATCTCTGTGTGGGTAGGCATTGACGTGAGCAAAGCGACCCTCGATGTTTATATCCGTCCCATCGGTAAAGCATTGAAGTTTGCTAATACAGAACTAGAAATATTTAATTTAGTTGAACAATTAAAATTTTATGATTTGAACCTCATCGTACTAGAAGCAACCGGAGGATTAGAAACAGAACTGGTCATTCAACTACAGGCAGCAATGCTACCAGTAGCATTAATCAATCCACGTCAAGGACGAAATTTTGCCAAAGCCACTGGTAAACTCGCCAAAACAGATGCTATCGATGCACAAATATTGGCACACTTTGGGGAAGCAATGAAACCTCAAGTGTTAAACATTGAGTCACAAGCATCTCGTCAATTAGGAGAATTAATTAGTCGTCGAAGACAATTAGTTGAGATGCAAACTGCTGAAAAAAATCGACGCTCACGCGCCCGTGGTAAAGCATTGGCAGATATTGAAGCACACATTGAATATCTTGACGAACGTCTCAAACAACTCAATCAAGAAATTGAGCAATTAACTCAAAACAATCAACAATGGATTGAAAAAGTTAATTTACTCAAAACTACTCCTGGTATTGGCCAAGTTATTTCGACAACTCTGGTTTCTGATTTGCCAGAACTCGGTCAACTCACTGCCAAACAAATTTCTCGCTTAGTTGGTGTTGCACCTATCAATCATGATAGTGGTCAACACAAAGGTAAGCGCATGATTAATGGCGGTCGCGCTCATGTTCGTGCCACTCTTTATATGGGTGCTGTTGTTGCTATGCGTCATAATCCGGTTATCAAGGCCTTTTATGAGCGTCTTGTCGAACGTGGTAAATCGAAAAAATTAGCTCTCACTGCTTGCGTTCATAAAATGTTAGTCATTTTAAATGCAATGGTTCGGGATAATTTACCTTGGCGTGTTACTGACAACTTACAACCCATTCCCAACGCTTAA